A region from the Pelobates fuscus isolate aPelFus1 chromosome 3, aPelFus1.pri, whole genome shotgun sequence genome encodes:
- the LOC134602423 gene encoding lateral signaling target protein 2 homolog isoform X2 — MVGGTYVEVEETDGETIRPLAQELLRSVVNLRSILREQSLEDPSIYPEQAQRALLRYDYLCAEFELRYMSLVSNVKTPEEIYEQQEVAVLFCETVSRALQKGYITQEMIDDYEPELMISIPRLAIISGLLIYPDGPLSLQKHPEEMCELFSPFYTLLKKIKELLLTLTEDELFSLERALCSSSSKDTSIQLSNHSESPDALDIPSQSKKQPEPKLCSVDLSPQPESKEESLQECSGALASETNKCSSTDRIPQASSVLVAPLDDTQISTDTCNPSDQDKSSSENRTCVLKPTTIVQCVMKRTSERHRLHARKSRYHDVRSRYRSDGDMLHRLFVCISGVADQLQTNFANDLRNILKSVFDAVRSKQEDQEKTAEDAFRLPSCALCQNPEHPNRGVDPASPEWVPDSACNQCTTCCAPFTLLRRRHHCRSCGKIFCSRCSAYTTSLPHLPNSQPVRVCSHCFHVHCRFQSRHVEGAWFQD; from the exons ATGGTTGGTGGTACATATGTTGAGGTAGAAGAAACAGATGGAGAAACAATACGTCCTTTAGCACAAGAACTGCTGCGCAGTGTTGTGAACTTGCGGAGCATATTGAGAGAACAAAGCCTTGAGGATCCTAGCATATACCCAGAGCAAGCACAAAGGGCACTCCTGCGATATGACTACCTGTGTGCAGAGTTCGAGTTACG CTATATGTCACTGGTGTCAAACGTAAAGACTCCTGAAGAAATCTACGAGCAGCAAGAAGTTGCTGTGCTTTTCTGTGAGACCGTTTCTAG agCTTTGCAAAAGGGATACATAACCCAGGAAATGATTGATGACTATGAACCTGAGCTAATGATTTCTATCCCACGCTTGGCTATTATTAG TGGCCTGCTGATTTATCCAGATGGTCCCTTGAGTCTCCAGAAACATCCAGAAGAGATGTGTGAGTTGTTCAGCCCATTTTACACCttgttgaaaaaaataaa GGAACTCCTTTTAACCCTTACAGAGGATGAACTTTTTTCTCTAGAAAGAGCTCTGTGCTCTTCTTCCTCTAAAGACACCTCCATACAATTATCTAATCACTCGGAATCTCCTGATGCGTTGGACATCCCAAGCCAAAGCAAGAAACAACCAGAACCTAAACTTTGTTCTGTAGATCTTTCGCCCCAACCTGAAAGCAAGGAAGAATCTTTGCAAGAGTGTTCTGGTGCTTTAGCAAGTGAAACGAACAAATGCTCTTCTACAGACAGAATTCCGCAAGCCAGCTCTGTGTTGGTAGCACCACTTGACGACACACAAATAAGCACCGATACATGCAACCCCAGTGACCAGGATAAATCATCCTCTGAAAATCGAACATGTGTCCTGAAGCCAACTACAATAGTACAGTGTGTCATGAAGAGAACCTCAGAACGCCACAGACTACATGCCCG GAAATCACGATATCATGATGTACGGTCCCGTTATCGCAGTGATGGCGATATGCTGCATCGTCTGTTTGTCTGTATTTCAG GTGTCGCTGACCAATTACAGACCAACTTTGCAAATGACCTTCGTAATATTCTCAAGAGTGTGTTTGACGCTGTACGCTCCAAACAAGAGGATCAAGAAA aaACTGCAGAAGATGCATTCCGTTTACCCAGCTGTGCCCTTTGTCAGAATCCGGAACATCCCAACAGAGGAGTGGATCCTG cCTCTCCAGAGTGGGTCCCAGATAGTGCCTGCAACCAATGTACAACGTGCTGCGCGCCTTTCACTCTGCTGCGGAGGAGACATCACTGTCGCAGCTGTGGAAAG ATTTTTTGTTCACGCTGCTCTGCATACACTACTTCTCTGCCACACCTACCAAACTCACAGCCTGTTCGAGTGTGCTCCCATTGCTTCCATGTGCACTGTCGATTTCAAAGCAGACATGTAGAGGGGGCATGGTTCCAGGACTGA
- the LOC134602423 gene encoding lateral signaling target protein 2 homolog isoform X1, which produces MLPSVVRRWLNRPKKSDPRLLARFFYVDEDVNAVMHDLRCLDIEKEPASYLIVLTQLHNTQDRMLLLFEQMLEQVVPKKRRPRDYYWKFPDDNMPGYMTTHLLFAAELMVGGTYVEVEETDGETIRPLAQELLRSVVNLRSILREQSLEDPSIYPEQAQRALLRYDYLCAEFELRYMSLVSNVKTPEEIYEQQEVAVLFCETVSRALQKGYITQEMIDDYEPELMISIPRLAIISGLLIYPDGPLSLQKHPEEMCELFSPFYTLLKKIKELLLTLTEDELFSLERALCSSSSKDTSIQLSNHSESPDALDIPSQSKKQPEPKLCSVDLSPQPESKEESLQECSGALASETNKCSSTDRIPQASSVLVAPLDDTQISTDTCNPSDQDKSSSENRTCVLKPTTIVQCVMKRTSERHRLHARKSRYHDVRSRYRSDGDMLHRLFVCISGVADQLQTNFANDLRNILKSVFDAVRSKQEDQEKTAEDAFRLPSCALCQNPEHPNRGVDPASPEWVPDSACNQCTTCCAPFTLLRRRHHCRSCGKIFCSRCSAYTTSLPHLPNSQPVRVCSHCFHVHCRFQSRHVEGAWFQD; this is translated from the exons AAGTCTGATCCACGACTGTTGGCGAGGTTTTTCTACGTAGATGAAGACGTTAATGCGGTTATGCATGACTTGCGATGTTTGGATATAGAGAAGGAGCCTGCAAGTTACCTCATAGTACTCACACAGCTGCATAACACCCAG GATCGCATGTTACTTCTCTTTGAGCAAATGTTGGAACAAGTTGTACCGAAAAAGCGGCGACCGCGAGATTACTATTGGAAATTCCCAGATGATAATATGCCTGGTTACATGACCACTCATCTCCTGTTTGCAGCAGAG CTCATGGTTGGTGGTACATATGTTGAGGTAGAAGAAACAGATGGAGAAACAATACGTCCTTTAGCACAAGAACTGCTGCGCAGTGTTGTGAACTTGCGGAGCATATTGAGAGAACAAAGCCTTGAGGATCCTAGCATATACCCAGAGCAAGCACAAAGGGCACTCCTGCGATATGACTACCTGTGTGCAGAGTTCGAGTTACG CTATATGTCACTGGTGTCAAACGTAAAGACTCCTGAAGAAATCTACGAGCAGCAAGAAGTTGCTGTGCTTTTCTGTGAGACCGTTTCTAG agCTTTGCAAAAGGGATACATAACCCAGGAAATGATTGATGACTATGAACCTGAGCTAATGATTTCTATCCCACGCTTGGCTATTATTAG TGGCCTGCTGATTTATCCAGATGGTCCCTTGAGTCTCCAGAAACATCCAGAAGAGATGTGTGAGTTGTTCAGCCCATTTTACACCttgttgaaaaaaataaa GGAACTCCTTTTAACCCTTACAGAGGATGAACTTTTTTCTCTAGAAAGAGCTCTGTGCTCTTCTTCCTCTAAAGACACCTCCATACAATTATCTAATCACTCGGAATCTCCTGATGCGTTGGACATCCCAAGCCAAAGCAAGAAACAACCAGAACCTAAACTTTGTTCTGTAGATCTTTCGCCCCAACCTGAAAGCAAGGAAGAATCTTTGCAAGAGTGTTCTGGTGCTTTAGCAAGTGAAACGAACAAATGCTCTTCTACAGACAGAATTCCGCAAGCCAGCTCTGTGTTGGTAGCACCACTTGACGACACACAAATAAGCACCGATACATGCAACCCCAGTGACCAGGATAAATCATCCTCTGAAAATCGAACATGTGTCCTGAAGCCAACTACAATAGTACAGTGTGTCATGAAGAGAACCTCAGAACGCCACAGACTACATGCCCG GAAATCACGATATCATGATGTACGGTCCCGTTATCGCAGTGATGGCGATATGCTGCATCGTCTGTTTGTCTGTATTTCAG GTGTCGCTGACCAATTACAGACCAACTTTGCAAATGACCTTCGTAATATTCTCAAGAGTGTGTTTGACGCTGTACGCTCCAAACAAGAGGATCAAGAAA aaACTGCAGAAGATGCATTCCGTTTACCCAGCTGTGCCCTTTGTCAGAATCCGGAACATCCCAACAGAGGAGTGGATCCTG cCTCTCCAGAGTGGGTCCCAGATAGTGCCTGCAACCAATGTACAACGTGCTGCGCGCCTTTCACTCTGCTGCGGAGGAGACATCACTGTCGCAGCTGTGGAAAG ATTTTTTGTTCACGCTGCTCTGCATACACTACTTCTCTGCCACACCTACCAAACTCACAGCCTGTTCGAGTGTGCTCCCATTGCTTCCATGTGCACTGTCGATTTCAAAGCAGACATGTAGAGGGGGCATGGTTCCAGGACTGA